Proteins found in one Homalodisca vitripennis isolate AUS2020 chromosome 4, UT_GWSS_2.1, whole genome shotgun sequence genomic segment:
- the LOC124360187 gene encoding DNA-directed RNA polymerase II subunit Rpb4, protein MAAGSIDLLDEDAADLQFPKEFENAETLLISEVHMLLEHRKAQNESAEEEQEFSDVFMKTLTYTDRFRKFKNKEIIASVRNLLTQKKLHKFELASIANLCPETPEEAKALIPSLEGRFEDEELRQILEDIQTKRSLQY, encoded by the exons ATGGCTGCTGGAAGCATTGACCTATTAGATGAAGATGCTGCTGACTTGCAATTTCCGAAAG AATTTGAAAATGCGGAGACTTTGCTCATCTCTGAAGTCCACATGCTGCTGGAACATCGCAAGGCGCAAAATGAAAGTGCTGAGGAAGAACAAGAGTTTTCTGATGTATTCATGAAGACTTTAACATATACAGATAGATTTCGcaagtttaaaaacaaagagATCATTGCTTCTGTTCGAAA ctTATTAACCCAGAAGAAATTACACAAATTTGAACTGGCTTCCATAGCAAATCTGTGTCCAGAAACACCTGAGGAGGCAAAAGCCCTAATTCCaag TTTGGAGGGCAGATTTGAAGATGAAGAGTTACGACAAATCCTGGAAGACATTCAAACAAAGAGAAGTTTACAATACTAA